A DNA window from Candidatus Kapaibacterium thiocyanatum contains the following coding sequences:
- a CDS encoding ferredoxin, with protein MSKKLAEKVEELGIGTHRRHIFLCADPTKPKCCAREDGIEAWDYLKTRLKELGLSEPGGVYRTKANCLRVCVMGPIAVVHPDNVWYRSCTPDVLELIIQEHLIGGNVVEKYRIMSPELE; from the coding sequence ATGAGCAAGAAACTTGCCGAGAAGGTCGAGGAACTGGGTATCGGTACCCATCGCCGCCACATCTTTCTGTGTGCGGATCCCACGAAGCCGAAGTGCTGTGCCCGGGAGGACGGTATCGAGGCCTGGGATTATCTGAAGACGCGGCTGAAGGAACTGGGACTGTCCGAGCCGGGTGGTGTCTATCGTACGAAGGCCAACTGTCTTCGAGTCTGCGTCATGGGGCCTATCGCCGTCGTCCATCCCGACAACGTATGGTATCGGTCCTGTACGCCCGACGTGCTGGAACTGATCATCCAGGAACATCTGATCGGGGGGAACGTCGTCGAGAAGTATCGCATCATGTCGCCGGAGCTGGAATAG
- a CDS encoding MmcQ-like protein, with the protein MDVADIRSYCLAKPGTSDDMPFDDTVIVARVLGKIFAFLPLDTIPTVIALKCDPERAVELRERYDAVRPGFHLNKKHWNSITCDGSVPVHMLRELIDHSYDLVAKGLSKRQRDELAELSERESG; encoded by the coding sequence ATGGACGTCGCCGATATCCGTAGCTATTGCCTGGCGAAGCCGGGCACGTCCGATGACATGCCCTTCGACGATACCGTCATCGTCGCCCGCGTGCTGGGAAAGATCTTCGCCTTTCTCCCGCTCGACACGATTCCTACCGTCATCGCCCTCAAGTGCGATCCCGAGCGTGCCGTGGAGCTGCGCGAACGATACGACGCCGTACGTCCGGGCTTCCACCTCAACAAGAAACACTGGAACAGTATCACCTGCGACGGCAGCGTTCCCGTACACATGCTCAGGGAGCTGATCGATCATTCGTACGATCTCGTGGCGAAGGGACTGAGCAAGCGCCAGCGCGACGAGCTCGCCGAACTCAGCGAGAGGGAGAGCGGCTGA
- a CDS encoding mannose-6-phosphate isomerase: MLVRNLADCEEFIAGDGTILRELLHPDKQPIDLRYSLAHAIVPPGQISHLHALRTSEVYYIMSGNGVMEIDGEEREVGPGDAIYIPPDARQRIRNAGDEPIVFICIVDPAWKVEDETIFD, encoded by the coding sequence ATGCTCGTGCGTAACCTTGCGGACTGTGAAGAGTTCATTGCCGGTGACGGGACGATCCTGCGTGAGTTGCTCCATCCCGATAAACAGCCGATCGACCTGCGATACAGTCTTGCCCACGCCATCGTGCCGCCAGGACAGATCTCGCATCTGCACGCGTTGAGAACGTCGGAAGTGTATTACATCATGTCCGGCAACGGTGTGATGGAGATCGACGGCGAGGAACGCGAGGTAGGGCCGGGCGACGCCATCTACATCCCGCCGGATGCCCGGCAGCGGATCCGCAACGCAGGCGACGAGCCCATCGTCTTCATCTGCATCGTGGATCCCGCATGGAAGGTCGAGGATGAAACCATCTTCGACTGA
- a CDS encoding Na+/H+ antiporter NhaA: MQKRQKNRLLATPLGTAFQAFFRSSSSAGIVILVATAVALAWINSPLGGSYHALLALPLEFMLGSFHLHFTLGHFVNDGLMVVFFLSVGLEIKREMLVGELSSLKKALLPMIGAVFGMLFPALIYLAFNAGTPTARGWGVPVATDIAFALGILALLGNRVPLGLKVFLAALAIVDDLLSVLVIALFYSASLDVELLLWALVVTGILYAGNRIGIHSIKFYTVFGIVLWLLVLFSGVHATIAGVVLALTIPARPRIDRRSFFDRAHGLVNDVFRRRDSGDEATNSDAIHQLEKMSEQVQSPLIRIEHALQPYVSFVIMPVFALANSGVAIDATMVGNLFSPVSLGIALGLFLGKQIGVSLAAWLSVRFGWATLPDSTTLRHIYGVSLLCGIGFTMALFVANLAFTDQHSLDVAKLSILVGSTISAVFGLVLLSRSLPATTKGRSI, encoded by the coding sequence ATGCAGAAACGACAGAAGAACCGACTCCTCGCCACTCCGCTCGGCACGGCATTCCAGGCGTTCTTCCGGTCCTCGAGTTCGGCCGGTATCGTCATCCTCGTCGCCACCGCCGTAGCCCTCGCATGGATCAACTCGCCGCTCGGCGGCAGCTATCATGCGTTGCTGGCCCTGCCCCTGGAATTCATGCTGGGGAGCTTCCATCTCCATTTCACGCTCGGCCATTTCGTGAACGACGGCCTCATGGTCGTCTTCTTCCTGAGCGTCGGCCTCGAGATCAAGCGCGAGATGCTCGTCGGTGAACTCTCTTCACTGAAGAAGGCCCTGCTGCCGATGATCGGCGCCGTCTTCGGCATGCTCTTCCCTGCCCTCATCTATCTGGCCTTCAACGCGGGTACACCCACTGCACGAGGATGGGGCGTGCCCGTAGCGACGGACATCGCCTTCGCTCTCGGAATCCTGGCCTTGCTCGGCAACAGGGTGCCACTGGGGCTGAAAGTCTTCCTCGCAGCGCTGGCCATCGTCGACGACCTTCTCTCCGTCCTCGTCATCGCCCTCTTCTATTCGGCATCGCTCGACGTCGAACTGCTGCTCTGGGCCCTTGTCGTCACCGGCATTCTCTATGCAGGCAACAGGATCGGAATCCACTCCATCAAGTTCTATACCGTATTCGGCATCGTGCTGTGGCTGCTCGTTCTCTTCAGCGGCGTCCATGCCACGATCGCCGGCGTCGTGCTGGCCCTGACGATTCCCGCGCGCCCGCGCATCGACAGAAGGTCGTTCTTCGACCGTGCGCACGGGCTCGTCAACGACGTGTTCCGCAGGCGTGACAGCGGCGACGAAGCCACGAACTCCGATGCCATCCATCAGCTCGAGAAAATGTCGGAACAGGTGCAATCCCCTCTCATCCGCATCGAGCATGCACTGCAACCCTACGTCTCCTTCGTCATCATGCCCGTCTTCGCCCTCGCCAATTCCGGCGTCGCCATCGACGCCACGATGGTCGGCAACCTGTTCTCACCCGTCTCGCTCGGCATCGCACTCGGACTCTTCCTCGGCAAGCAGATCGGCGTATCGCTCGCTGCATGGCTCTCCGTGCGGTTCGGCTGGGCGACGCTGCCGGACAGCACGACGCTACGGCATATCTACGGCGTGTCGCTCCTGTGCGGCATCGGCTTCACGATGGCACTCTTCGTGGCCAATCTCGCCTTCACCGACCAGCACAGTCTCGACGTGGCGAAACTCAGCATCCTGGTCGGGAGTACGATATCGGCAGTGTTCGGTCTCGTCCTGCTGAGCCGTTCCCTCCCCGCGACAACGAAAGGCAGATCGATATGA